Below is a window of Syngnathus acus chromosome 8, fSynAcu1.2, whole genome shotgun sequence DNA.
tttccaaaaaataatattttgggtCACTAATTCCTTAATACATACATTACAGAACACGTGTCCATTCAGGAAATCCTAGAAAAAAAGGAGCTATGTATATTACACAGCCTATACAGAtatgtattttaaataattgtcttaataaaaatgtcccgcgcatgtaaataaataatctcaAGGTGGAATgcgaaaaggaaaaaatctGTACAAAATGATCACACTGTTAATTTATAAAAACTGAAGCAGTCGTGACATTTTACAGTAGATCCTCATTTATCGTCTAAGtctatatactgtatgtatatataaatatgtatatcATTATATCACAGGTTTTCCTTTTTCACAGCTATACTATCATATACTGAcatctcacacaaacacatgtatatatacatatacacatgtatatctttatatatatatatgggtcATCAAGTTTATACTTGATGCCCATTCCAAAGTAGTGTAGAAAgaacatgggggggggggggtctgtctAACGTGTCGAGCCTTCAGGTTTAGCTTCTAATGTCACTGCTGCGTTTCTTAATTCCCATTTTTTAATCtgcaaaatttgagaaaatgtgCTAACTAAGTGTGCTCTTCTGTCATGGTGATGATGTCAAGCATGAGGGACGGTTTCATGGTGCATTCACTGGGCGTCGTTTTCTGGTATATACTTTGATTTGCATATACAGTGCCGAATTTTCTGCACTTGTCAATAAGtcctatttattttattattgtttttatgtccATATTACTGACATAAATACACGTGTCATTTATTTACTATTTTCATGCAATTGCGATGATTTCAATGACTGGTGCTCTCGAAAGCGTATGTGCAAGCCCACAAAGTGTGCGGATGGAAACCAAGCAAGGCACGAGCAGGATATTTGAGCTAATCGTACAAACACACAGCGTGTTGAGTTAAGACGTCATGTTGTGCtttgtcattaaaatgtaattaagaGGCGATTGCGCTCGCTCGTTTAAAGTCTTGATGTGCATATTTGTCCTTTAACAAATGTTGGGTGTAAAAGTCTGCACGATAAGCTGCTTATGAGGCTGCTTCGCAGAGGGACTGATGCTACATTTGAActggtgctgttttttttttttttttttttaaagggattACACCTGTTGTGCTGACTTGGCCCTTTTTGACACATTAATAATGTGAAGTGTGCATGTTGTCTTTGGGGGAGCTTGGTGGTGTTGCGATGCCAATGATTGTCTTAATAGGAatgtaaaataacatttttagacagacgtctataaatatatactgtGTTATAGTTGTAGCTTCATTTTAAGATGTGCCGCTGCCTAACaaacttaattaaaaaaaaaaagcttttatatgggaggtgggggggctcTCAAGTTCTTCCCCAGCAAATTCATCTGAGCATGCCTTTGTGAATTgggaaaacaaactgacataTAGCACCATCCGCAATGTCTTGCTAAAATGAACCATTATGATTTACACGGTAGAATCcaatttttcagttttttctttttcagatgtctgttccaatactttttgtAAACAGCACCACTTCGGCTTGAGTTAAAACACCAAATAGCTTAACTATGACAAATTAgcttacacacaaacacacatgcatgtcAATAAATTTGAATATGGTAGAAAAGGGAGTTTCACTTCGAATTAaactattgaaaaaaaaaaatgtttccaccATATCCCGATTTATTGAGATGCACTTGTTTATGGAGTTGACTCACGTGGTGACGATTATTGCAGCTTTCCGTTTTTCAAACAGCTTATACCAAACGAGATCAGCAGGAAGGTCAAATTTTGTGCGTTGGATGGAGAATTCCCTCAGTGGGCCTCTGGAACCACATGAGACTGGTCCAAATGGGACACTTTGACACTTGCTTAGCGTCCATTTTTGCAGCCGCTCAGGCCCTCCAAACTAGCTTTGGACGAGGTGGGCGACGTGAGCGACGTGGGTGAGCAGGGCGACAGGACGGgcgaggaggatgaggacagGGTGGCGGTGGGCGTCTGcgacgaggaggaggcgggcGAGGGCGAGCGGCTGTTGGGCGAGGGCAAGGAGGCCGCGGAGGCCAACGCccgttgctgctgctgctgttcgCGGAGGAGGCGGTGCTGGCGCAGGGCGGAGGACAGCAGCAGGGCCTCGGCGCTCAGGCCGGCGGCCGACAGGCTGGCCAGCAGCGCCTTGGCCTGGCCGGGCGACGCCCTCAGCGTGGGGCCCTCCGCCCTCCTGCGGCGGATCGCCGACTCAACGGTCGCGGCTCCCTTCAGGTCAAAGGACACGTGATGAGGGGAGCGGGATTGATGAAGACGTCGGGGAGGGCGATGGACAAAGTCCGACAAAGTGGAGGTTGCCTGCGCACACATGCTCACAAGGCGCTCACTGCCGGAGAGGGAAGAGGGGCGGTTATCGTGCGTTGACGAGGCGGGTGGGGTTCGCCGCCGCGAGGAAGACGGGTGAGGAAGAGGGAGGGGAACAGAACAAACAAAGGACACATTATTTCAGACGGACACCAGCCATGTGCGATGGACGGGCCTGGCGCCATCGACACATGAGGACCAACAtcgattttattttgacttttaatgacGGGGACGcattaaaatgttcaaaataatCTCACTCGTATACGGCACAATGTAATGAATGTATgagccactagatggcaatgTTTGAAAACATCCCTTTGGTTAAAAGATAAGCTTGGTGAGGCAGTAAAGGTACCAAGACCAAGACTTAGGATAAGTATGCACGAGGGCTTTGAAGGGAAGGAAATGGAAGTTACTGAAGCATGTCAAGTAAAGTcacaaggattttttttgtgtggcttttatgcaggaaaaaagaaatcactcaTCAACATTACAAAAAACTTCGGTGCCCTCAGATTGAGATGGGATTGGTAGAAATCCCAGTAGCGCTTCTTCATTCTCTGATTATccgggatgatgatgatgatgttaaGACGAGTGAGCTCTCTCTCGATCCTCGCTATTTCCTTTCCTTTATGTTCCGAGCTTCCGCCTGCCGCAATTTACACCCGCCAGCCTCGCCGTGAGCCGAGCGGATTCCCGTACTTGTCTCATGAAAGTCAAATTAATCTCATTATTTCAGCATGACGCCGACTCACAGCTTgctgtttctctttttgtctctATTTGAAAAGCCTCCCTGAAAAGAAAGCGAGTGGACACTTTAAGCTAATTGTGGACCTAAACGCCAAAACCACGTGGTGTCAGCTAAAGATGACTAGCTCATAAAGTCTAATTGGTGAGgaattttaatatttactaTGAGTTGCACAGCTTgagatttcattttaaaggGGAACAAAACCCAGGATGGCAAACCTTTCTGTTTcattagtatttatttattgacttgTATCTTTCAAAGTGGTATGCTACTGATTATTAGACCTAATTAGGTCTAATATTCagtatatattaatatataaacCTCGCTAGCCGACGTTAGCGGATACGGGCTAGCAGCTAGCTCAgagtataaatatatatttttatcaatGTTTATATAgttattcatatatttgtcaattttttgaTTTCCACGCGGTATCCTACTATGGTAGTTCCTATCACAAGGATGCTCGTCATCTTTGACGTCAAaccgaaaaataaaaaaaagttaatggCATCCTGGTAGATGAGCACAATCTCAAAAGTCAAGCGGCAatgacgcaaaaaaaaaaccccacgcTGATTACCCGAGTGCCGTCTCATCAAATCAACAAGGCGGCAAAGAGCCGACTTTGATGGCTAATCAAGATGAAAGTTCCTCACTTGGTGATGACAAGaaatttttttgtcaacaagATGTTTGTCGTCAAAGCACAGAATCTAGTCAATGTgtacaatgtaaaataaaattagtCAAGctctaaaatgtaaaaagattggaagaataaaaatgttagATAATGAAAGGGAGCTTGGGcgtccatttgtttttcccaaaaCAAACCTTTCCTATCAAAATGTTGATGCCATTTTCCAACCATAATACAGAAATTTGTCTAGGATGGCAGCAATTATGGTTGCTACAAAATGGAGGAGAGGTACCATGCAGGTGAAGTCACCACAGCATGCACACACCCCTGAGAAGACCCTACCTGCTGCTGGGTCTTCAGGAAGTCCTCCCTCTTGCCACCTTTGTACTTGTCTGTGCTATTTTGCTGCTGAAGCTGTTTCAGTTTGGGGGCCGTGGCGGGCGGAACCTTCCCGCCCTGGAAAAGACAGAAGGGAGACATTGGTGAGTCTTTTAATACAGAGAGGGAAATTTACCAGAAAATCTTAGATAAATTCAAAAGAGCAGTAAAAACTAGTCTGTATTTTTCTACTCTCACTTAAACGAAGAAGTTCTTCCATTTTAGCATTTAGGAGGCGCAGTATAAAAGTCGCCACCGTGTCCAACTTAATACGAGATGAACTTCACAAGCTGCCACGCCGCATCACTTTTTGCCTTCCAACACAATCAGTCGTAAGCGTCCGGAGAGCGTGTAGGATCAAGTGATGCAACGACAAGCGCGGCCATGACGAAACAACACGAGAGGACTTTGAAATCCTCGGCCGTGCCGTTGGGAAATGAGATCCCGAACGGCGTTGGTGACAGTTGAATTTGACAGCCCGGCACTGAGTGGGAGGCGGCACTAACACAGCAACTGGGAATGCTGTGATTGTGTCGCATGTCAACACAAGTGGCAGTGAAGCTATGTTGaagttgttcattttttttaaacaaccaaCGACGAGATCCAATACAAGAGCTGTTTTAAAAGgtattaattaaaatatggAGCATTCGTACGCCACAGGAACACTGGATTGAGTTTTTAGAAAATATGGCATCACTGAACTATCACAATAAAAAAGTAGAAATTTCACAGCACAACAAagatgaaaagtgttttggtATAGAAGCAAAGAAaggacaataaaaaataagaaatgctttttttattgtcagttTAAAGCATGAGAGAGGTGAGAGAGTACAGACAGGCAGCCAAGAGCCAATCACAGCGCAAGACAAGTCTGGTGTCTGTCCCACCCCTTTCCTTTTCTGAGCCAATGGGGGAGCAGACATCAGAGGCGTGAGAAATTCCCCGCAGACCCTCAGAGAGGAAATGAGGAAAAGAATGTGTCGGGCGAGGAGGCGTGAGGAAAGAACCTGTCTCGACGTCAGCGGCTTGGGCGGGACTGGCGGCTTCTTGCTCGATTTGGCCTCGGCGTCCTCCGGACGGGAGCCTCCGCTGAGCTCCTGCAAAGTGTTCTCCAACTCTCGAATGGTCTCCTCCAAGCTGTCGAGCCTTTTGTAGGCACTCTGCCGGACGTTTTCTCCTGGTTTGGACTGTGTGGAGGCGAGGTCTGATGTTGAAAGATTTGCATCTCCATATGGACTTTGGGTGTCGGTGCTAGGTTGGAGTTTCAGAACCATGTCCCCCGTCTCAATGCCTCTCCTCAGAGCCATCACCAAGGCGCTCCGCTGGCCCGAGCAGGGCGAGGATCTTTTTCTGGGTGTGGGCTGTGGTAGCGACATCTCCAAAATATAAAGCAGCAGCCTGTATGCATCCTTGAGCGTGGCTTCCTCCctgaagagcagcagcagaggcCGTTCACTCAAGTGCGCCTCCGAGAGCGCCGCGCCGTGCGCCGAGACGGTGCGCGTTTGCAAAATGACTCCCATGGCGCCGCTCAGCTCCTGGGCCTCCAAGGACGACAGCGCCCTCATCTCCAGTTCGGTCAAGAGCAAAGTCACTTCTTGTTTGACGTCCGTGGAGCGCTGTGACTCCAGTTCGCGCTGAGGGGGCGAAGCGCTCGGCGTCACCGAACGACGAGGCACATCTCGGACGGGACACTCGGTCAACATGATGTGCGGAATGCAACGCAAAGGTCTGCCCTATAAACCAGGAAAGCACTTGAATTCATTTGGGATTGAAACACAATGACAGCAGATCGACTGCCCTGAAGGATGATGAGTGAATATCCgacatgcttgtttttttggggttatCCTCAAAGGGGTCATGTAAAAATGAGGAAATCCACCATGATGTGGATGAACGCACCCGTCTCCGTTTTCACCCGCTGCCAGAAGCAGAGCACATACGGACTCGGCCGCTTCAACGCGTGCTCACTGTTGGCGAGCACATCTGTCCAAGCACGCGTGAGGCTTGTCAGGTTAATGGAACAGCTTACCTCCAACTGGGCAGAACTTTTCTCCTGCTCTTCGTCTGTCTTGTCTCCGGACAGCGTCGGAGGCGTGGACGCCGGACGTGGGTTTTCCGACACCGTCCGCCGCAGTTTCACGTGAGGCTTCTGGATTTCTGCCTCCTCAGAGTCGGATTTCTGAAAGCAAGATGGGAAGCACATTTTCAAGCACTTTCATGAATTTTGACTGAAAAtataatgtgattttttttttccttcaatatGGTGAttgttacaaaataaataaaatatacatatatcaaGAAACCACAGCATGCCGAAAAAGTAAGAATTGCATTTCAGGGAGCAGGCGATGGTTACCTTGACGCTCTTTCCGGGAATGAGGGGCTCCCCGCTGCGGGTGATCAAGCCCGGAGACGAAGGGAAGCTGCGTCTGGGTGGGGGCGGCGGGGGAGACTTGGAGGGTTTCTCTGTGCGGTAGCGAGGCACCGTCAGCTCATCTGTGGAGGTTGGAAAAAACCCCGACAATCATCAAACTCTAATCTAACACTACCTAGACCTTCAAAGCCTGCATTTATCATGTTGAAATTATTCAACAAGAAATTGGTTAGCACGCGGTTTCATCTtggaagtattttttttctttgatctTCTAAAGCTGACACTATTTTGGCTCCACTCCTCACCGGATCCCAGCCTGGACCCGCCTTCCTTCTTCTGCAGGGGCTTGTTGACGCTGCGGTGCTCGGGAGTGGCCGTCCCACACTGAGGCGTCTGGGGCGCCTGCGAGCACGTGGCGTTGGAGGCGGGCTTGATCTGCTTGGCGGCAAAGTCCAGGTCGGGTATGGCCTTCAGGAGCTCGGCCTGTGTCTCCTCCAGCAGTCGGTTGATGTCCTGAGCGCTGTACTGGGTCAGGCTGGCCCGCTTCTCCTCCCAGTCCCGCTCGGCCGCCTGGGAAGACGACAGATGGTGCCGATAAAGCCTCGGCTCGATGATAAGAGGACGGGAATCGAAATTGATTCCTACCAGGCGAACTTCGACGGACAAGGCTTTATCAGCAGCGCTTCGGCGTTCCAGCTCCTCCAGGGCTTTGCCCTTGTGAGGGACGGGCGGGTGATTGTCCTTGTGCTGGCCCGCCGGGTTCCCGTGGTGCCGGCGGGAGAGGCTGGTGTGCGGGCTCCAGTTGGACAGGCTGTTTCCTCCCCCGAGGTCGTTGATGGCGAGCGGCGGGCTGGTGGGCAGATCGAAATCCGGGAActttctcagctcctcgttgtGCTTGGACGAGGTGAAGTCCTCGTGTTTTTTCCACACGCCCTCGCTGGCTTGCCTTGGAGGGAGGGTGAGTCAGACACATCGCCATCGTCAAATTGCGAGACCCAAGACATGGATTGTTTCCAGATCCACATTCAACTCTGTCGCATACTTGCGCATGGTGTTGAGGGTGTCCGTGATGGTCTTGCAGCGTTTCATCAGGGCGTCCAGCCTGTGCGGCTCCTCCTTCAGGAACTTGACCGCCTCTACTTCCACCCGCAGCACCACTCGCATCTTGCTCTGAAGGCTGGGGAACTGATCTGGGGCGCAAGGGAAGAAACTTCAGTTGACTCGGCTCTTTGGCGGAGATGAGTGATTCAGCGCTTGACAGACGGCGAGTGGGAGACTTAAAAGGCGAACAGGCGCCGCCGCGCTTAATTAGTCACGCCGAAGGCGTCAGACTCACTCTTGAGCTCGGTGAGCGTCTCGCCTAACTTTCGGAGGACGGCCGTCTTCTCCTCTAACTCCTGCACGCTCACCAGCTTGTGGTTGACGGACGACTCCTTCTGGATGTCCTCCACCGACTTCTCCAGGTCACTGAGGGGGAGGAAACGTGCATAAAGATGAATGCGGGCCGCCTCTCGCCGCTCCGCCGCTTTTTTCAATTAACTCGCTCCATCGGCTGGCAATTTTTGCAGAGGTTTTGCGGCCAGCTGAACCGGAGCGGCGTGGGCAGGAATTAATAAGTTTGGAAAAGTACTTTGGTGCCTTGCAGAGAACACGGGGGCAAATACAAATCTGAACTAATGTTTACAGTAGAATTCAGAAGTGCTTAGATTGTGGTCAACTTCATGTGTTTATAAATTGAATAAATGGTTAAAGGAGACAAATTGCTTCACCAAAATTAAAACAGTTCTTAGGGGCCTTAACAAATTTGAGACAAATGACTCCAACAATCAGCAATTATAGCACACTTTATACAATTGCATTTTTGTCTTGCTGAAATCAGCCAGTTTTATGGGTTATTCTGTGAGAACCCTCTGCAAAGTTTAGCAGATATTTTTCTCACAGACAATTAGTACACATGTGTGTTCTAATCCTCCTTGCTTTTGGCCTTGGGCTAAATTTGGGTCCTGTTACCTCAGAGAACATGGTGGCGCATATCTGATGCAGAGATCTCAAGGTGGCTCTCAGCTCTGCCCGCGCAGGAGCTTCAATTAGTCGCTAACACCTCACATCTTAATAAGAATCTGGGAGCGCTAAGTCGGGCTTAATTACGCTTCCGGCTTTATCAGAGCGCTGCCACGCCGCCGCGTGACTCACTTGAATTTGCACTTTGTCGTAAACGCACAAAAAGTAGCTTTTTCATCTCATTTTGATGATTaaccagatgtgtgtgtgtgtgttggtacTGACTGAAGCTGCTGAATGATGAGCTCCTCCTCGTTGAGATACTTGAGCCTCTCTTCCTCCACCAGGAGGCGCTGCCTCTGTAGGGGGTCCTCCTGCTTGCGGAGGGCGTCGGCCACGCGCACATTCAGCTCAGTTTCGGTACGCTTCAGCAGCGTGCGCATGGAGTCCTGGTTCTCTAGCTGTCAGATAAACcaaatggggaaaaacatgatgaaattctaaaacaaaataaatttgccGGGAGAAGaagttttcattttatatcataatgctgccttttttttcagggCAAATCTCACAACTTGTTTTTATAGCAACCGTGCGAGCACTAATTTGCATGTGCCCACACTGAGGATGCcctaaggaaaaaaaaaaaaaagcacagggTGTGGTAAATTTACAAAGTGCAAAACTCCTCCTCGACGTCATGAATGGAAAATTGTAACGAGCCGGCGTGTGTAATACAACTCATGAGATGAAAGCACCTGGTAAGGGAGGAAGGATGCATTATGGATGAGCCACATGTTCCAGGAAGTAAAACAACACCGCTCACATTGCGGATGACCCCGTGTGGTCCCTGCTACAAAGCCACCACGGGGATACGTCGAAACAGAAGACCACATTATCATATTTCATCAAATATTCACAAATATTTACGCTGATATTATTTACATAAGCGCACGCTGGAGAAGAACCCCCATCTTGCACCCTGTCTCGATTGAATAATTCATAAGCCGCATGTCAAATGCAAGCTGCGGGGTGACACGTAAGGTGCAGAGGAAACGCCCTGCCTCTTTTCTGGATGTCATGACAATGaatgaggaaaataaataaataattcgcATTAATCAACGATATAAAAATCTACATATCATTAGTatgtcaaaattaaaatgcaattttattggaaataaaaaaaaattgggcgGAGGTAATGATTGAATCCTAATAATCTATTGTCCATGTAttgtcacaatttaaaaaaaaatcatttaaaaaaaaatcaaataaataatataatttatataattCTAAATGATCAATATAGACAATTACAAACAATTGCAGTGAAGATTAGCATACTTTGTCTCTATCGCTTATGCAGTACATCATAATCGGCGCTGTCCAACTGCATCGTCCTAAAAGCCGTCTTCTGAATAATTGACCGTACCTGCGTCTTACGCAACTGTCCGAGCTGCTTGCGCAGGTCGTTGGCGTTCTGCTGCAGCCCGTGCAAGTGCAGCTGCATCTGCAGGCGGCTGACGTTGTTCAGCGGCGTCGAGTTAGACGGCGGCGGAGGCATCAGCGCCAGCGGGGCCGACGGCGTGTGAGCTGCCAATcacgggagggagggggaacgAGGGTTCACGGTGAGGTCAAGTCATTCAGTTTAACACCGACTGGCCTGTTACACTATATGtatacacacaaaataaacacacatccACGCGTACACACACAGTGTGCACAGCGTGTGACTGAGCAAACCCACAAAGCCCTAATGGCCCACTGGAGATATTTGAGCTCATGCTATTAGTAAACCCATTCGAAGGTGCAATTAGTTGGCCCAGTAGTGACACACAGGGGGGGGATAACCATGCTCTTATCTTAAACAAACCGCTGTGGGAGTACGGCTCGCTCccaaaaatgcacacacacacacacacacacacacacacacggaagtCTCCTGACAGTGTCCCATCTAAGACCAAACAAGACTGTGAAAGCCCCTGAAGGACCAAGCAGATATTtagagacagaaagaaaggGAGACGAGGGAGGGGGTCCGCACTATTCTGGAGAGGAAGACACCCGAAACAGGAGGTGAGAGGAGGGCAAAGGAGTAATGAAATGGCAACTACCTTTCTTCCTTAGCCGTCCTGCTGGAATATAGAAAGATCCAGTTACTCGTAGTAAGAgggagttgttgttgttttttttttttttccaaatacaaTCGTACTGGATTTGACTGTTGGGAATTAGAACAGCTCTCAACTGATAAATCAGGTAGTGGTGGGAAAATTGTTTCATGAACTCACTTAAGTGATCCGGTGAACTTGAGCCCAGTGAGACATTTGAGTGTCACTTTGGGGTACTAAAGAGTTTTCCATTTCGAGTCAGTCGTAAGATGTGTcaactaaaaaacaaaacttggcGGTGTCCGAGTTCCCAACCCTCGACCGTTGCGGTACTCACTTCCGGTGGCGGAGCCGTCGCTGTTGGTGTCGGTCTTGTCACTGGAAGAGAAAGGTAATGTCCGTGAGAAGTCGGCTCCCTGGTCCGGGGGGCAGCCCGCCATCATGCAGAGGCGCAGCAGGCCGCATCTGAGGGATCAACGGCCAGAGGGCAAGCACATTACAGTGCTCACTCTAAATGCAACACCGGACAGTAACGAGGCGTTTGCATCGCCTGCTTTGTGTCCGGAAAGCTCGCTAAATGTCGTCATGAGCTAGTCTTTTCACGTAGGGGAGTATAAATACTTCAGGTACTGTGTAAATCTGCTATTCAAACCATAATGGAGACGAGATGGTCTTACGTGCTGTCACTGTCTGGCGCTCTGGTCAGGACGCTCTGGACCAGGCCGGTCAGGCTGGCGATCTGCTTCTCCATGGCCTCCATGCGCTCCAGACGATGATCCCTGTCGGAGGGTCCAATCTCAAGTCAACTTCAACATCATATAGGTGTTTTCACATTTGAGATGGTTTCAACAATCCTTAAAAAGCAATCTAGTCAAAAACATAGTGGGCCACAAATGGAGCCACAAATGGCATTCCTGCTGCTCTAGAGCCAACTCATACGCTTCAACCGACCTGCTGGCATCAGAATCTGGTCCGGACAGCGATGACCCAAAACCGGGTGTAGCcctgcccccctcccctggTCCGGCGGTGAGGCAGAGAGGATCGGAGCCAGAGCTGGGTCTGGACTTGGGACTGTCTATGAACACAGAGGACACAGAGTCCTTGCGGAAGTTCTGCCTGACAGGTGAAGCCCGGTTGGGCGAGCCAGAGTACGTGTCTCTGTCCCGCAAGTGCATGTCGGGGATCTTCTGCGGGGACGAGGGCGCCATGCGAAAGCCCATGCCCAGTGTGGCCGAGTACGTGTCGGCGTATAGGGACCCCCCGGGCTTGTAGAGAGAATCGTCCAGCTCCCCCTGCAGGGCGGCGGCGGAGTACGTGCTGAGGGAGCGCACGGAGCCGCGGCGGTACAGGCCCGAGGACACGGGGAAACTGAAGGGGTCTCCGATGGCCGCCAGGGACTGCGTGGAGGCGATGCTGAGGCGGCCCTCGTGCATCAGGCTGTAGGGGTCCGCGTACAAAGACTCGTTCTTCATCAGCGCCAAATTCTTCGCCGAGACTTCCTCGTCCGGCTTGACGTCTCGCCGCTCCAGGATGGCGCTGGGCGAGGGCGAGAGGGCCGCGTTGGCCATGTGGGCTGCTGCCGCGGCAGCGTGGTGGGGGTGGCGCGCCTGCTCGTGGGGCGAGTGGGACCCGGCGAAGGAAGGCGGGCGGCCGCTGCTGTAGGAGAGGCGGGAGCGGGAAGGGGAGCCCGAAGAGCCCGAGGACGAGGGGAGCGTGTTGAGGCGGCGAGTCGGGGAGGAGTCACAGGACGAGTACACCATCTCCCTCTGAAATCAGGAAGCGGCCCTTGTTACCATGGAGACGCAACTGTCAGTAGTAAACGCCAACGTTAAAGACTGTCTTTCCATTTTAGCCGGCTTTTTGTGGCGCGTCATAA
It encodes the following:
- the si:ch211-278a6.1 gene encoding SRC kinase signaling inhibitor 1 isoform X2, with amino-acid sequence MEGAYGPAGRAGQTAHASRACYPKQELERGGTHMISTDDLEYPREYRTLGSSGRRFSNVGLVHTSEHRHTVTAAQSLEALTNLHKADMERKRDAFMDHLKSKYQQQQLQHQHHNPPSPSHSHASMRGSSERAAREQQQPNYWSFKSRSPRHSQSTQSGLADQATKLSFASAESLETMSEADVPIGFNRMNRFRQSLPLSRSASQNKLRSPDEYAGVLFLQYGDETRRVHITHELSSLDTLHALIVHMFPQKLTAGMLKSPNTAVLIKDEARNVFYELEDVRDIQDRSVIKIYRKEPIYASYPAAAHLANGDLRREMVYSSCDSSPTRRLNTLPSSSGSSGSPSRSRLSYSSGRPPSFAGSHSPHEQARHPHHAAAAAAHMANAALSPSPSAILERRDVKPDEEVSAKNLALMKNESLYADPYSLMHEGRLSIASTQSLAAIGDPFSFPVSSGLYRRGSVRSLSTYSAAALQGELDDSLYKPGGSLYADTYSATLGMGFRMAPSSPQKIPDMHLRDRDTYSGSPNRASPVRQNFRKDSVSSVFIDSPKSRPSSGSDPLCLTAGPGEGGRATPGFGSSLSGPDSDASRDHRLERMEAMEKQIASLTGLVQSVLTRAPDSDSTCGLLRLCMMAGCPPDQGADFSRTLPFSSSDKTDTNSDGSATGTGRLRKKAHTPSAPLALMPPPPSNSTPLNNVSRLQMQLHLHGLQQNANDLRKQLGQLRKTQLENQDSMRTLLKRTETELNVRVADALRKQEDPLQRQRLLVEEERLKYLNEEELIIQQLHDLEKSVEDIQKESSVNHKLVSVQELEEKTAVLRKLGETLTELKNQFPSLQSKMRVVLRVEVEAVKFLKEEPHRLDALMKRCKTITDTLNTMRKQASEGVWKKHEDFTSSKHNEELRKFPDFDLPTSPPLAINDLGGGNSLSNWSPHTSLSRRHHGNPAGQHKDNHPPVPHKGKALEELERRSAADKALSVEVRLAAERDWEEKRASLTQYSAQDINRLLEETQAELLKAIPDLDFAAKQIKPASNATCSQAPQTPQCGTATPEHRSVNKPLQKKEGGSRLGSDELTVPRYRTEKPSKSPPPPPPRRSFPSSPGLITRSGEPLIPGKSVKKSDSEEAEIQKPHVKLRRTVSENPRPASTPPTLSGDKTDEEQEKSSAQLEGRPLRCIPHIMLTECPVRDVPRRSVTPSASPPQRELESQRSTDVKQEVTLLLTELEMRALSSLEAQELSGAMGVILQTRTVSAHGAALSEAHLSERPLLLLFREEATLKDAYRLLLYILEMSLPQPTPRKRSSPCSGQRSALVMALRRGIETGDMVLKLQPSTDTQSPYGDANLSTSDLASTQSKPGENVRQSAYKRLDSLEETIRELENTLQELSGGSRPEDAEAKSSKKPPVPPKPLTSRQGGKVPPATAPKLKQLQQQNSTDKYKGGKREDFLKTQQQ